The Mycolicibacterium monacense genome contains the following window.
GCATGGGGCTGACCGGCCCGGTGCCGAACGCATCCGGGGACAGCGTCGTCAACCCCGTCGCCCGCGCATCGGCGGCACCCGGTGCGGTACCGGTGAAGCCCATCGGACCCGCGCCGCGTGAGGACGCCGCCACCCGCGGCTCCACGACCGGCGGCTCGTCGGGGTCGTCTTCGTAGTCCATGTACGCGTCGGCGTAGCCGCGGCCCTTGACCTCGGTGATCTTGCGGCGCCGCCGCTTTCGCCGTTCCGCGGCCGAGGCGGCGGCCGCCGCCGCGGCGGCGGCCGGGATGTCACCGGCGGGTGCCTTGGCCCCGGTCGAGTCGCGCACCGTGGGCGTGAACCCCTCCCCCGGATCGCCACCGCGAACCGCGTAGGGCACCAGTGGGGCGGCTGCCGCCGCGGCGGGGGCGGGTGCGGCCGGGGCGGCGGCCGAACTGCCCGCCGGCGCCGTTCCGGGAGTGGCGGGCGCACCGGGTGCGGGAACGCCCGCCACCGGCAGCACCTGCTGGTCGGGCCGTGGGGCCGGTGCCGGCGCCGGTTCGGTCTGTTCCGCGGGCGGTTGGGTCAGTTCGGGTTTGAGTGCGTCGATGATCAGCACCAGCCCGGCGATGCCGAGCGGGATGAGGGCCGCGAGCAGGAACGGCGATGCGAAGATCATCGCCCACGTCGGCCACCCGACCAGGTTGGTGAAGACCTGGTAGGCCACGGCCGACAGCAGCGGCCCCCACGTCACCAGCGCGGCCGACGGGTTGGTCATGAAGTCGTTGATGAGCGTCTGCAGGTTCCCCAGGGGGTCCCGCAGGAAGTCGATGATCTCCTGACCGCCGGGCGCGCTCTGCAGGTACTGCTCGAGCAGCTGGTTGATGGAGTCGGAGATGTTGAGCGCCGAACCGGATTCACTCGCCTGGGCCTGCGCGCCGAGCTGCTGAACCAACGCCATCGCCTGGCCCGCCTCGCCGACACCCGGCGCCAGCAGATACGGCGCCGGCGCCGTGGTCGGGGCGGCGGCCACCGCGGCACCGGCGACGGCCTGATACGTGCTCATGCTGGTGGCGGCCTGAATCCACATCCGCACGTAGTCGGCCTCGTTGACGGCGATCGGAATCGTGTTGATGCCGAGGAAGTTCGTCGCCAGCAGCACCGCGTGGGTGGCGTGGTTGGCGGCCAGCTCACCCAGCGTCGGCATGGTGGCCAGCGCCGTGGTGTACGCGGCGGCCGCAGTCTCGTGTTGCGCCGCCGTCGCCGCGCTGTTCGCACTCGCCTGCGCCAGCCAGGCGAGGTACGGGGTGTGTGCGGCGACGTACTGCTCGGCGCTGGGCCCTTCCCACGCCCCGGCCTGCACCGAGCCGAGTATGCCGGTCAACTCCGCTGCGGCCGAGGCATATTCGGCGCTCAGCGACTGCCACGCCCCCGCGGCGGCCAGCAGCGACCCGGGGCCGGGGCCGCTGGACAGCAGCGCCGAGTGCACCTCGGGTGGCAGGGCCATCCAGATGGGGGGAACCATCTAACCGCGGGCGATCATGTATGCCGATGCGTTCATCGCATCGCCTGCGGCGTAGCTGGCGCCGGACTGGCCGACACCGACGCCGGATCTGCCGAGCTCCTGGACGCCCTGGGCGGCGACGGCCTCATGCCGGCCGCCGTTGGCGCTCAGGCCCGCGGCGGTCTGCAGCGAGACGGCGTCCGCCGCGGGCGGCAGCACGGTGCCGATCAACGGCGCGGCCGCGGCGTGGGCGGAGGCCAGCCGGGCGGTCAGCGCCTCGACCGCGGCGCTCGCCGCGGTGAGACCTTCGGGTACGACGCGAAGTGTCATCAGCGGTAGTCCTTTCCATTGGTGTGGGTCGATCCCGCCGATGCGACGGACTCGGCCACGAGCGGATTGACGAGCTGGAGGAACGTCGGGGTGTCGGTGTCGCCGAGCAACATCGCCCGGCCCGCGGGCAAGCGGCTGAACCGGTGACCGCGCAACTTTCCGCTGTCCTGCGGGTTTCCGGACAGCGTCAGCGCGGTCGCCTGCAGATCGTTGAGCCTGCGCAACAGCGGTGCGGTCATCACCGCGTGCGCCGACCCGGTCGCCCTGGCCGTCACGATCACGCGGAGGCCCAGATCACCGGCCTGCGAGAGCAATCCGACGAGCGGAGTCCACGGCCGCTGCCCGACGTAGGGTCCGTTGACCGCCGGCCCGTCCGGGATCTGGTCGACGTCGTCGATGATCAGGTAGTGCGTATGCCCCTGATACGACCACCTGCTCAGCTCCGCAGGGGTGAGACCCGCGGGCGGGCGGCGCTTCTCGATCAGCGCCGACAGCCCGAGCATCGCCGGGGTGATGCGGTCGATGTTCGCGGTGTACTCGTTGTCCGGGAACAGCGGTTCGTCGACGAGTTGCAGCCGCCGGTCGATGACGGTGAACGCGACGTCGTCGGGCTCTGAGTGTTCGCGCACCGTGCGGATGAGATGCCGCAACAGTGTCGTCTTACCGGATCGGTTGTCGCCGAACACCATCAGCAGCGGGTTCTGCGCGAAATCGAGTTCGACCGGGGCGAGGTCCTCCTCGCGCTGCCCGATGACGACCCGTTCGGGGCCCGGGTACAGCGGCCCGATCGCCTCGGGTGCGAGGTCGTGCGGCAGCAGCCGCACCGGGGGCGCGGTCTGCTCCGGGAACCGCGCGTTGATCGCGGGGATGAGGTCGAGCGCCGGAGTGGCGAACAGGAAGTGCTCGGCGGCCATGGTCAGGCCGCGGCCGGGCTGATCGGCGGGCACGCTCTCGGCGGGCCTGCGCAGACCGCCGACGATGCGCACGTTGCTGTCGTGGCTGTCGTGCAGTTTGAGTTCGAGCCGCAGCCCGAGCCCGTCGCGCATGTTCAGCGGCACCTCGAGCCAGTTCGGTGTCGTGATGACGACGTGGATGCCGTATGCGAGGCCGCTGTTGACCAACTCGGTCACCCTGGCCAGCAACGGGTTGCGGGTGTTGAAGGTGTCGGTGTTGTCCCGGCTGAACGCGTACAGGTTGTCGATGACCAAGAAAGTCTCGGGGTAGGCCTCTCCGCTCCTTCCCTCCCCGCGGGCGCCGAGCGCCTGCCGGGCCCGCAGCAGCTGCTCGAGCTCACCGAAGGTGCGGCGGATCCGCTCCGGCTCCAACGGCGTCGCGACACTGCCGACGTGCGCCAGGTCCGCCATCGGCGCCAGTTTGCCGCCGCCGTAGTCGAGGCAGTAGAACGTGACCTCGCGTGGCGAGTGCAGCGCCGCCGCGGACAGCATGAACGTCTGCAGCGCAGTGGACTTGCCGGACTTCGGCCCGCCGTGGATGACCATATTGGCCGCCGACGAGGTGGCGTCGAAGACGAGTTGGTCGCGCCGCATCTGGAAGGGTTTGTCGATCTCGCCGAGCGGCCACCGCCACTGCCGGGCCGGTACGGCCGACCGCTGCAGCACCTCGACGAGCCGGATGGGCTCGTCGAGCGGGGGCAGCCACAGCCGCGGCGCCTTGGGCCCGTACTGCGCCAGTTGCTGTCCGATCGTGGCGATCAGCTTGCGCGGCGGCGCGGCCTCGGCCTCGGGCGCGGACGACGGGATCACGGTGTCCGGTTCGGGTTCGACCCGCGAGGCGGTGAACAGCTGGGGCTGCGGCAACGCCCGCACCACGATCGACCTCTCCGCCCGCGGCGGTTCGTAGATGCCGTCGACGTAGGTGCTGCGGAACTTGATCGGCACCGCACCCGGGGCGGGCACCAGGAAGCCTTCGCCTTTGTGTTCGCGTCCGGACTCGATGTGGTACGCGTCTTCCACGCCGATGATCTGGCGAGAGATGCTGGGACTGGCCACCTTCAGACCGATGCGGTACGAAGTGTTCTTGTCGATGTCCTTGATCTTGCCGACGTCGAGCGTCTGCGAGGCGAACAGGATGTGGATCCGGAACGAGCGGCCCTTGCGTGCGACGTAGTCGAACAGGTCGGCGTACTCCGGATGGTCGGCGAGCATCAGCGTGAACTCGTCGGCGACCACGAACAGGGTGGGCAGCGGCGGTAGGTCGTGTCCTGCCGCAACCGCGTTCTCGTATTCGGTGACGGAGTTGAACGCACTGCCCTGTACGCGGCGGCCGGTCTCCTTGAGCAGTTGCTCGCGGCGTGCCACCTCACCGCGCAGGGTGTCGGCGAAACGGTCTGCCAGAGAACGTTTCTCGGCCATGTTCGAGATCACCGCGACGACCTGCGGGAAGTCTCGGAAGATGTCGGCGCCTGCCTCGCCCTTGAAGTCGGCGTAGATGACGTTCAGCCGTTCGGCGGAGTGGGTCGTCAACAGCGACAACAGGATCGACATCAGCGTCTGCGACTTGCCCGAGCCCGTCATACCGATCATCAGGCCGTGCGGGCCCATCCCGCCCTCGGCCTCGTCCTTGAGGTCGAAGTACAGCGGCTCGCCGGTGGCGGTGACCCCGATGGGGACCCGCAGCTCCTCCTCGCGGCTGCGCGGCGCCCACAGCGAGGCGACGTCGAGCGCCGATGCGTCGGGGATGCCGAGCAGCGTGGTGAACGTCGAACCGCCCGTGGTGGTGGACCGCGCGTGGCTGGGGTTGGAATCCCACCGCGACAGCCGCCGCGCGATGTGCCGGGCGTCCGCGGCGCCCATGGTGTCGGCGGTGTCGACATAGGGCGCCCAGCCACCGCTCTGCCACCGCTCGATCCGGCCGTCGGCGATCCGCAGGATGGGCCGTTCCGGATTCGGATACTGCTCGCGGTGCGGCGGGGTGGCGATCCGGTGCACCACGGTCACGCCGGCCAGCCCCGGGCTGCGTATGAGGTCCTCCACGTCGGCGTCGGGGTCGTCGACGATGACCAGCAGGTGGCGCAGCGCGCGGTCGGGATCACCCGGGAACGCGGCCCGGTCGGCCAGGACGTGGGCCAGCGCCGCGCGCAGCGCCTCGATGTCGGTGGTCAGGTAGCGGGCCGGTCCGACGCCGTCGGCCTCGCCGGGGATGTCGGTGTGGGGCAACCACTTCAGCCACGACCAGTCGTCACCGTCGACGTCCGGGGCGGCCAGCGCGACGCCGAGCACACTCGGGTCGTGCCAGGTGACCGCCTGAGCGATCCAGGCCCGCAACGCACCGCGCACCTCGTCGGCCTCACCGAACACCGTGATCCGCGAGACCTTCGTGACGTCGATGCCCTTCGGGGCGTCCCGCACGGTGCGCTGCACGTCGAGCAGCCCGCGCAGCGTGGTGTGCGACACCGGCTCGAGGTCGATCTCGTCGGCGGTGTCCTTGACCCGCAGCGTCGTGTCGAGCGGGGTGTCGTGAAGACCGGCCCGCAGGACCAGGAAGTCCGCGTCGCGTGGATCACGTTCCCACTGCCTGCGGGTGCCGGGGATGGTCGCCAGCACGTCGGGCGACGGATGCGACCACTCCAGTGCCGCACGTTGTTCCGCGGCGTGTGCGCGCACGTTGTCGCGCACCACGGACAGGTAGCGCAGGTAGTCGGCGCGTTCGGCGTCGACCTCCTCGGTGCGCATCTTGTTGTCGGTGCCGCGGTACATCGCCGTGGCCGCCAACAGCAGCACGAACGGGAAGAACAGCATCGTCGGCGAGATGAGCCGCATACCCGTCGCGATCAGCGCCACGATCATGCCGACGATCAGCAGCACGATGAGGTAGGGCAGCACCCGGCGCAGCAGCGACGGCGGCACCAGCCGCGGCAGTTCCGGCGGCGGTTCGATGGTGATCGTGCCCTTACGGGTCGCCGGCGGGGACACCCGGCGGTGTGCCTCGAAGATCAGCCGGCTCATGGATTCTCCTGAAGTGTGAGGTTCTCCAGACGCGCGGGATTCGGGTCGGGTGTCAGGGCGTCGTGGGCCAGCAGCGCGTCGTTGCGGGACAGTGTCGGGCCGGCCGCGAACTGCGCCAGCACCGACCACGGCGCGGGCACCGGGGCCGCGGTGAGGCCCAACGCCGCGATGGTCTGGCCGTTCTCACCCGGTTCGATGCCGTAGCGCACACCGGTGTCGCTGACCCAGAACAGCGATCCGGCGGTCGGCGATCCCGGCTCCTGGCCGACCGTCTGGACGAAGTAGCCGCGACCGGAGGTCAGCGCCACCCGGTTCGCCGTCACACCGTTACCGCCCCCGACCAGATCGAGGGTGCGCATCCCCTCGGGCATCGGCAGCGCCGCCCCCGACAGCAGGCCGAGTGAACTCTGTTCGGCGTCAGCAGCTTTCGACCAATGCGCGCAGGTCAGCGGATCGGCGGCCGGGTCGACGAGCGTGACGGGGTCGGCGGGGTAGGCGTCGGTGTCGAGCAGCTGTGAGACCGGGAGCCGGGAGACCTCGTCGGCGCCGAGACGTGGCGGCTGGTTCAACCCGTAGGAGTTGGTGTTGCGCAGGATGGCGGCGAGCACCTTTGGGACTGGTTGCAGCCCGTCGGGCAGCACGGCGTAGTAGCGAATCGTGTTGTCGGCCTCGAACGCGGCGACGACCGCCCCGACGGGCGCGGCGACCGGCAGCGGGAACCGCGGCGGCGCACCGGCATCCGGGATGGGCGGGGCGGCCAGCGGCGGCGCCTCGGGGATGGCGTTGAACAGCCCGGCGGCGATGGGCCGCGGTGTCGTCGGGGTCGCACCGAAGCCGAGCGCGTCGGTCACCGCGCGGTTGGCGAGGTCGACCGGGCTGCGTCTGCCGTCCCACAGCAGCCACGCGCCCGCGTCGCCGGACACCAGCACGGCCTGATCGTCGGCGAGCGGTCTGGCCCGTTCACCGCCGGAGGCCACCGGCCCGCCGAGCACCGTCACACCCGCGTTGGCACCCGACGACGCATCGCACACCGTCCACTCGGCGTCGCGGGAGTCGTTCTGCACCATGCGTTCCGGCGCCCCGGGGATGCCGACCAGGTTGCCGCGGGGGAACTGGTCGATCTCACTGGTCTTGACGGTGGTCGGGTTGTCCGCCCGTCCGGCGATCAGGCGCGCGGAGGTGAGGTTGAGCACGGGGTGCAGCTGCTCACCGATGCGCACGTAGAGCGCCGCGGTCGACCGGTCGGCCAGCACCGTGTCGGTGCCCGCCGAACCGGCGGGACGGATCAGGGAGAAGACGAAACAGCCCGCCAGACCGGTGATGAGGATCAACGCCCCGGTGAGAACGGCGCGGGACTGCGTGCGAAGCGGGTCGACGAGCATCCTGGTGTCGTGCAGTGCCACACCGGAAGCGGTGCGGCGCATGACGAATCGCCATCCGGACACCTGGTGGCGGGTGACGAAACCGCGGCGGTAGGTGATCCGTTCGGGGTTCTCGTTGGCCGGCGTCCGCGAGCTGAACGACCGGCGGTCGTCGGGTGTGGTCATGCGGACACCGTCAGCCCGAGGCCGCGCAGCAGAGGTTCGGCCGACTTGCGCACGTCGTCGACGGTGATGGTCATCAGTTCCTCGTCGGTGAAGTCGTCGGCCTCGGCGGAGTGGTCACCGGAATGGTCGAGGCGGTATTCGCGCTCCTCCTCGGACCGTTCGACGAGGTTGCGGACGAACCGGCCGTTACCGGCGATGTCGAGGCTGCGCCGGTCCACACCGTTGGCGTCCGGACTCGACGACTCGGCCAGTTGGGCGAACAGTTTCTCCATGTCGTCGTGGGCGGCCGGTTCGAAGACGCTGTCGCGCTTCTCGGCCATCCGCACGGCCATCTCGACGAGTTCCCCCGGCGAGTACGACGGGAAGTCGATGCTGCGGGTGAAGCGGGACCGCAGACCCTCGTTGGCGTCGAGGAACATGTCGAGGTCCTTGCGGTACCCGGCGATGATCACCACCAGCCGGTCGCGGTCGTTCTCCATCCGGGCCAGCAGCGTGTCGATGGCGACCAGACCGAAGTCGTTCTTGGCGCCGGTGGACACCAGCGCGTAGGCCTCGTCGAGGAACAGCACGCCGTCGAGCGCGGCGTCGATGATCGCGTTGGTCTTGGCCTCGGTCTCACCGATGTGCTGGCCGATCAGGTCGGCGCGGTGCACTTCGCGCACGGTCTCCTTGCGCAGCAGCCCGAGTCCGCAGTAGATCTTGGCCACGACGCGCGCGATGGTGGTCTTACCGGTGCCGGGCGGGCCCGCGAACACCAGGTGGTTGGTGCGCTGTGCGACGGCCAGGCCACGCTCCTGGCGCCGGATCGACATCGCCACCGAACTCTTCAGCCGCGCCACCTGGTACTTGACCTCTTCGAGTCCGATGAAGTCGGCCAGCTCGGCCTCGGCCTCGACGAGCAGGTGCGCCTTGCGGTCCTTGGCGCCGGGGTCGACGAAATCCGATTCGCTGGGCTCGGTCTCGGGATCCCACGGGTTGCTGCGCGCCTCGATACGGGCCGCGGTGGTGGTCACGAGCCCGAACGTCGGATCGGTCAGCGCGGCCTCGATCTCGGCGTTCTCCGGGTTGGCCGCGTAGAGCTCCTGGAGCGCGTCGGCGGCGTCCTCCTCCTCGCCCTGGGCCCGCAGGGTGAGACCCTTGGCCAACCCGCCGTCGACGGAGGCGACCGCGATCGGCCCGGCCGGTTCGGCGAGATAGGACATCGCGGGCGCGAACATGCCGAGGCGGGCCAGCGCGAGGCCGAGCGTGACCCGTGCGGCGTGCGCGTACGTCGTGTCGAGCGACGGGTCGTTGACCACCGGGGTGAGCAGCCGCACGACATCGGACCAGCGCTGGGTGCGGTGGTGGATCGCGACCCGCAGCCACCGGGCCTGCGGCCATCCGGGGCGCCGCTCGATCAGCTCACCCACCAGCGCGTCGGCGTCGGCGTACGCGCCGTTGTCGCAGAGCGCGGCCGCGTAGGCCAACTGGAAGTCGTCACCGTCGGTGGCACGGAACTGCAGATACAGCCCGCTGTCGTAGTGGAAGCCCAGCGCACCGGGGGCCATCTCGAGGTGCCGCTGCAGGGCGCCCGCGCTGTGGCGGGTCGACCAGATCGCCTCGACGACCCGTGCGCTGACGTCGCCGGCGGCGGCGAGACCCACCCAGGCGTCGCACTGGTCGTGCGCGATATGGGTCAGCGCGGCGAATCCGGTGCGGGCGGCGGAGACGTCGGCCGGGCGTTGCCGGTCGTTGACGGTCAGACCCAGTGCACGGCAACAGGTGGCAAACCGGCTGACCACGTCACGGTCGACCCGGGCAGGCGCGGTTCTCGGCGCCGCGAGCGTGTCAGTAGGCGTTTCCATTGGTCGTTACACGCAGGGGCGCTCGGCCCCCGCAGTCTCCCCTTAAGTATGGCTAGGCTAACTTTCGGTGAAGTTAGCATTGCACAACCTAAGTGTCGAGACGCACGGTGGCGACCGGACCGGTGACGCCGGTCACCCCTTGGTCGCGGTGACCAGTCGGATTGCGCTGATCATGGCGCCGAACTCGGGATCGTCGACAGGGGCCGGACGCCCCACGCGCGTCAGATAGTCGGCGAGTGAGGTCGGCTCGGCGGCCCATCCGCGCTCGCCGAACCACCGTTCGGCCGGGGCGTGCCGCTCGTTGTAGACCAGGGTGAAGAAGGTGCCCTCCTCGCCGGCCGCGCGCTCCTCCTCGCGCTTGTACGCGAAGACCTCGGCGGGCATCGGCACCGACTCCTCGACGGCGGCCCAGCTACGTGGGGCCGACAGCGCGTCGATCCCCGAGAACAACGCCTCCTGGGCGGTGGCGGGCAGGTACATCAGCAACCCTTCGGCGAGCCACGCCGAGGGCCGGGCCGGATCGAATCCGGCCGCGGTCAGCGCGGCGCACCAGTCGTCGCGCAGATCGACCGCCACCTCACGGCGCTGCGCCACCGGTTGCTCGCCTCGCTCGGCGAGCACCTCCCGTTTGAACTCCAGCACCCGGGGCTGGTCGAGTTCGTAGACGACGGTGCCGTCGGGCCAGGGCAGCCGGTAGGCGCGCGAGTCGAGCCCCGCCGCGAGCAGCACGACCTGCCGCACACCCGCATCCGACGCCGCGGCGAAGTAGGCGTCGAAGTACCGGGTGCGGGCGCCCTGGAAGTTGACGAACTGCTCACCGAATTCCGAGAACAGAACGTGGTCGGGTTTCGGATCGGCCCCTGCGTCGAACAGGCCGGCCCAGTCGCCACCGGCGGCGCGGCAGAAGACCTCCGCGTACGGGTCGACCGCGAGCGGGTCGGGTTTGCGTGCCTCCAGCGCCCGGGATGCCGCCACGAAGAGGGCGGTCGATCCGACGCTGGTGGTGATGTCCCAGGAATCGTTGTCGTGACGCACGATTCGGTTATACGCGTCAGATCAGCGGGCGCCCTGTGCGGATGCGGCGATCCAGATCCTTGAGCAGCACGTTGAACGGGAACTGCCGGATGAACCGCGGCAGCAGGTGGTTGACGGTGCGCAACACCCCGATGAGGCGGTCGAATCGGCGCTGCCGGTCGGCGTCCCAGGGCAGCCGCATCTCGTCGCGGAAGCGCTGCGGCAGGAAGCCGGTGGTGATCAGCAGCGCGAGTTCTTCGTTCCTGCGCTGCAACGGGCCGGGCAGTTTCAGCCCGCGCAGCCGCGACGCCGCGATCGGATAGAGGTATTCGCGCACGGTGTCGTCGATGTGCACCTTGTCGAGCGATTCCTGCCAGTACTTGTCGAACGCCGCCCTGTCGGCGGGCCACATCTCCGGCGGCACCTGCAGCGTGGTGCCCATCGTCATGCTGTCGCGGTAGTGCTCTTCGGCGGCCTGGTCGTCCATTTCCCCGACGAAGAGCCGATACACGTCCACCGCGCCCTTGTAGAGACAGGCCGCGACCCACAGCTGCAGGTCCTTGTCGAAGGCGTGGTATTTCACCGGGCTCTCGTCGGTGGAGTACACCTGCGCGTGCGCCTTGTTCACGGCCCGGCGGAACGCCGCCTTCTGCGCGTCGCTCCCCCGGGTCGCGACGGCCAGATAGGTGAAGGTGGTGCGGGCGCGTTTGACCGGGTGCAGGTCGACGCGGCCGCTTTCGACGCGGCTCTCCAGCACGCCGTAACCGACGCCCGGACGGGCCAACTGCATGATCACGTTCGCCGGGCCGGCCAGCAGCGCGACCCCCATCAGCCCGTCCTCCATGCTGGCGGCGCGCCGGGCCAGCGCAGGGGGTGGGGTCAGCTTGTCGGGGTGCGCGGGCGCGCTGACCGGACGCTCGACGTGCGGAAGCGGTTCGCTGACCGTCACTGGCCACCCCTAAATGTGAGAACGAATGTTTCCTGATTTTCCCCCGCCGCATCGACGGGTGTCAAGATGGGTGCATGGGACAGGTGCGGCCCTACCGCGGCGTCGAGGCTCCGGAACGCCTCGCGCAGCGCAGGCAGCGCTTCCTCGAAGCCGGCCTCGACCTGCTCGGTTCGGCCGAACAGGATCTGGCCGAGCTGACGGTCCGGGCCATCTGCCGCCGAGCCGGCGTCACCGTCCGGTACTTCTACGAATGCTTCACCGACAAGGACGACTTCGTCGCGGCGGTCTTCGACTGGGTGATCAACGGCATCGCCACCACGACACAGGCCGCCGCGGCCGCCGCGCCGCCACGGGCCCAGAGCCGCGCGGTGATGACCGACATCATCCGGACCGTCTCCGAGGATCCCCGCATCGGCCGGCTGCTGTTCAGCTCACAACTGTCGAACACCGTCGTGGTGCGCAAACGCGCCGAATCGGGCGCCCTGTTCGCGATGCTGTCCGGCCGGCACGCCAGCGCAGCGCTGCGCCAGTCCGAGAACGACCGCATCAAGGCCGCAGCGCATTTCGTCGTCGGCGGTGTCGGGCAGACCATCAGCGCCTGGCTGGCAGGCAGCTTCGCGCTCGACCCCGATGGGCTCGTCGACCAGCTGACCGCGATGGTCGACCAGCTCGCCGATCCCCGGTTGTACTGACTCGCACCGTATGTAATGTGGCTCCCAACCAAGCGGTTAATAGGGAAGGCAACGAAGCTATGCCCATCGCAATCACCGAAGAGCACAACGATCTCGCCGACTCGGTGCGATCCCTGGTGGCGCGGGTGGCGCCGTCCGAAGTGCTCCACGATGCGCTCGAGAACCCGATTCCCAACCCGCCCCCGTTCTGGCGGGCGGCAGCGGAACAGGGACTGCAGGGGGTGCACCTTCCCGAATCCGTGGGCGGGCAGGGCTTCGGCATCCTCGAGCTCGCGATCGTGCTCGCCGAATTCGGTTACGGCGCAGTGCCCGGCCCGTTCGTACCGTCGGCGATCGCCGGTGCGCTGATCGCCGCGCACGATCCCGACGCCAAGGTCCTCAGCGGGCTCGCCTCGGGTGACGTCATCGCCGCCTACGCGATCGACTCGGGCCTGACCGCCACCCGGCACGGCGACGGGCTGGTCATCCGCGGTGAGGTGCGGGCCGTTCCCGCCGCCGCGCAGGCCTCCGTGCTGGTTCTCCCGGTCGCCATCGACTCGAGTGACGAATGGGTGGTCCTCGACGCCGGCCAACTGGAGATCGAACCGGTCGCGAGCATCGACCCCCTCCGTCCGGTGGCCCACGTCCGCGCCAACGCCGTCGACGTCGCCGACGACCGGGTGCTGAGCAACCTCACGCCCGCGCTGGCTCGGGCGCTCATCGTCACGCTGCTGTCCGCCGAGGCGATCGGGGTGGCCCGGTGGGCGACCGACACCGCATCCGGCTACGCCAAGATCCGCGAACAATTCGGCAGGCCGATCGGACAGTTCCAGGCCATCAAGCACAAATGCGCCGACATGATCGCCCAGACCGAGCGGGCCACCGCCGCGGTGTGGGATGCCGCCCGCGCCCTCGACGAGGTTCGCGAGAACGTCACGGACGAGCCGCATTTCGAGTTCGCCGCCGCGGTCGCGGCCACGCTGGCGCCGACCGCCGCCCAGCACTGCGTCCAGGAGTGCATCCAGGTGCACGGCGGCATCGGGTTCAC
Protein-coding sequences here:
- the eccA gene encoding type VII secretion AAA-ATPase EccA encodes the protein METPTDTLAAPRTAPARVDRDVVSRFATCCRALGLTVNDRQRPADVSAARTGFAALTHIAHDQCDAWVGLAAAGDVSARVVEAIWSTRHSAGALQRHLEMAPGALGFHYDSGLYLQFRATDGDDFQLAYAAALCDNGAYADADALVGELIERRPGWPQARWLRVAIHHRTQRWSDVVRLLTPVVNDPSLDTTYAHAARVTLGLALARLGMFAPAMSYLAEPAGPIAVASVDGGLAKGLTLRAQGEEEDAADALQELYAANPENAEIEAALTDPTFGLVTTTAARIEARSNPWDPETEPSESDFVDPGAKDRKAHLLVEAEAELADFIGLEEVKYQVARLKSSVAMSIRRQERGLAVAQRTNHLVFAGPPGTGKTTIARVVAKIYCGLGLLRKETVREVHRADLIGQHIGETEAKTNAIIDAALDGVLFLDEAYALVSTGAKNDFGLVAIDTLLARMENDRDRLVVIIAGYRKDLDMFLDANEGLRSRFTRSIDFPSYSPGELVEMAVRMAEKRDSVFEPAAHDDMEKLFAQLAESSSPDANGVDRRSLDIAGNGRFVRNLVERSEEEREYRLDHSGDHSAEADDFTDEELMTITVDDVRKSAEPLLRGLGLTVSA
- a CDS encoding class I SAM-dependent methyltransferase; translation: MRHDNDSWDITTSVGSTALFVAASRALEARKPDPLAVDPYAEVFCRAAGGDWAGLFDAGADPKPDHVLFSEFGEQFVNFQGARTRYFDAYFAAASDAGVRQVVLLAAGLDSRAYRLPWPDGTVVYELDQPRVLEFKREVLAERGEQPVAQRREVAVDLRDDWCAALTAAGFDPARPSAWLAEGLLMYLPATAQEALFSGIDALSAPRSWAAVEESVPMPAEVFAYKREEERAAGEEGTFFTLVYNERHAPAERWFGERGWAAEPTSLADYLTRVGRPAPVDDPEFGAMISAIRLVTATKG
- a CDS encoding oxygenase MpaB family protein codes for the protein MTPPPALARRAASMEDGLMGVALLAGPANVIMQLARPGVGYGVLESRVESGRVDLHPVKRARTTFTYLAVATRGSDAQKAAFRRAVNKAHAQVYSTDESPVKYHAFDKDLQLWVAACLYKGAVDVYRLFVGEMDDQAAEEHYRDSMTMGTTLQVPPEMWPADRAAFDKYWQESLDKVHIDDTVREYLYPIAASRLRGLKLPGPLQRRNEELALLITTGFLPQRFRDEMRLPWDADRQRRFDRLIGVLRTVNHLLPRFIRQFPFNVLLKDLDRRIRTGRPLI
- a CDS encoding TetR/AcrR family transcriptional regulator yields the protein MGQVRPYRGVEAPERLAQRRQRFLEAGLDLLGSAEQDLAELTVRAICRRAGVTVRYFYECFTDKDDFVAAVFDWVINGIATTTQAAAAAAPPRAQSRAVMTDIIRTVSEDPRIGRLLFSSQLSNTVVVRKRAESGALFAMLSGRHASAALRQSENDRIKAAAHFVVGGVGQTISAWLAGSFALDPDGLVDQLTAMVDQLADPRLY